A window of the Rhizobium brockwellii genome harbors these coding sequences:
- a CDS encoding helix-turn-helix domain-containing protein produces the protein MEPELEQAIGIRVRKLRLEKGLTLDDLAAASGVSRAMISRIERAEASPTASLLARICAALGLSLSAFFADEGQASPLARRQDQQVWRDPETGYLRRSVSPPGTASDIDIVEVEFPSGARVSFPPHAASHGMTQHIWLFDGELEMTAGETVHRLRPGDCLFMPVGEGHVFHNPGNAPARYCVVLDRGG, from the coding sequence ATGGAACCGGAACTCGAACAGGCAATCGGCATCCGCGTCCGCAAGCTGCGGCTGGAAAAGGGTCTGACATTGGATGATCTTGCCGCGGCTTCCGGCGTCAGCCGAGCGATGATCTCGCGCATCGAGCGGGCGGAGGCGAGCCCGACCGCCTCGCTGCTGGCAAGGATCTGCGCAGCCCTCGGCCTGTCGCTCTCGGCCTTCTTCGCGGACGAGGGACAGGCTTCGCCGCTCGCCCGCCGGCAGGATCAGCAGGTCTGGCGCGATCCGGAGACCGGTTATCTCAGACGGTCTGTTTCACCGCCGGGCACGGCATCCGATATCGATATCGTCGAGGTCGAATTTCCCTCTGGCGCCCGCGTCAGCTTCCCCCCGCATGCGGCATCCCATGGGATGACACAGCACATCTGGCTGTTCGACGGCGAGCTGGAGATGACGGCGGGTGAGACGGTCCACCGGCTGCGCCCCGGCGATTGCCTCTTCATGCCTGTTGGAGAGGGTCACGTCTTCCACAATCCCGGCAATGCACCGGCACGCTATTGCGTCGTGCTCGATCGCGGCGGCTGA
- a CDS encoding EamA family transporter: MDIKNIETGTDGAALIAQPGVSPTSGGLAAGVAMCLMSMSSIQFGAALSSSAIATYGVAGATWLRLAFAAIILAVVVRPSVLRYSGAQWRATLLLGTTTAAMTLCFFAAIQRLPLGLAIAIDFLGPLSVAVFGYGLTWRLTWPLIAAAGILFLAHDGEGWVGNPSGVLFALGSAVGWAVYILLTKKVGAAFKGLEGLSMSLLVAGLVATPFGLAETGGAFTLKGLVEVLGLAILVPLLPYALEMVALRRMPSASFGILMSLEPALGALAGFLILAQPMTALQMLGTALVVAASAGATASAAKT; this comes from the coding sequence ATGGACATCAAGAATATCGAGACCGGGACGGATGGCGCAGCCTTGATTGCGCAGCCGGGCGTATCGCCGACTTCTGGCGGTTTGGCGGCCGGTGTCGCCATGTGCCTGATGTCGATGTCGTCGATCCAGTTCGGCGCGGCACTGTCTTCGTCAGCCATTGCGACCTATGGCGTTGCCGGCGCCACCTGGCTGCGGCTTGCTTTCGCGGCGATCATCCTTGCCGTCGTCGTCAGGCCTTCGGTGCTGCGTTATAGCGGCGCCCAATGGCGGGCGACATTGCTGCTCGGCACGACGACGGCTGCCATGACGCTCTGCTTCTTCGCGGCGATCCAGCGGCTGCCGCTCGGTCTGGCGATCGCCATCGATTTTCTTGGGCCGCTCTCGGTTGCCGTCTTCGGCTATGGCCTGACCTGGCGGCTCACCTGGCCGTTGATCGCTGCGGCCGGCATTCTCTTCCTCGCCCATGATGGCGAAGGCTGGGTCGGCAATCCCTCAGGCGTCCTCTTCGCCCTCGGCTCGGCTGTGGGATGGGCGGTCTATATTCTGCTGACGAAGAAGGTCGGCGCCGCCTTCAAGGGGCTGGAAGGTCTCTCGATGTCACTGCTCGTTGCCGGCCTCGTCGCAACTCCTTTCGGTCTTGCCGAGACAGGGGGCGCTTTCACGCTGAAGGGACTGGTCGAGGTTCTCGGCCTTGCCATTCTTGTGCCGCTCTTGCCCTATGCGCTGGAGATGGTGGCGCTGCGGCGCATGCCGTCGGCATCATTCGGCATCCTGATGAGCCTCGAACCGGCGCTCGGCGCGCTCGCCGGCTTTCTGATCCTGGCCCAGCCGATGACCGCGCTGCAGATGCTGGGTACGGCGCTCGTGGTGGCGGCCAGCGCCGGCGCCACCGCCTCGGCGGCGAAGACCTAG
- a CDS encoding HAD-IA family hydrolase, with protein sequence MKVLMVDVDGVLIHGRPADGLPLFTYLERDLGLRVDLLQREFFQTHWGDIIIGREALEPRLADVLAKIAPHLSAETLIDYWFENDSRLDHNLLEELAALRQSGITLLLATNQEHRRARYLMEQIGLNAHFDDIIYSAALGHRKPSPDFFRLATERAGVLPGEIAFIDDMAENIEAARQFGWNAAQWTAGTKLIGALPVFARPA encoded by the coding sequence ATGAAAGTGCTGATGGTCGATGTCGACGGCGTGCTCATTCATGGTCGTCCCGCCGACGGCCTGCCTCTCTTCACCTACCTCGAGCGCGACCTCGGCCTGCGTGTCGACCTGCTTCAGCGGGAATTCTTCCAGACCCACTGGGGCGATATCATCATCGGCCGCGAGGCGCTGGAGCCGAGGCTCGCCGACGTTCTCGCAAAGATCGCGCCCCATCTCAGCGCCGAAACACTGATCGACTACTGGTTCGAAAACGATTCCCGCCTCGACCACAATCTGCTCGAAGAGCTCGCCGCTCTCAGGCAAAGCGGCATCACTCTCTTGCTGGCGACCAACCAGGAGCATAGGCGGGCGCGCTACCTGATGGAGCAGATCGGCCTTAACGCACATTTCGACGACATCATCTATTCCGCCGCACTCGGACACAGAAAGCCTTCCCCCGACTTCTTCCGGCTGGCGACCGAGCGCGCCGGCGTGCTGCCCGGCGAAATCGCCTTCATCGACGATATGGCCGAAAATATCGAAGCGGCGCGGCAGTTCGGCTGGAATGCCGCGCAATGGACGGCGGGCACGAAGCTCATCGGCGCGCTTCCTGTCTTCGCCAGGCCGGCTTGA
- a CDS encoding histone deacetylase family protein has protein sequence MRVIYSEDHKLRDARTELHAGQLVTPFEAPFRAEWILAAVKEAGFTDVVAPDAHGLETARKVHDPAYLDFLASVWDRWVAAGFTGEAIANSFAVRRTSQRVPDNIVGAIGHYANAADTSITKGSYEAAIASMRCAITGADWLNAGNRFAFALCRPPGHHAGIDLFGGYCFINNSGVAAQRLLDHGAGKVAVLDVDFHHGNGTQDLFYHRGDVFTASLHGDPMHAFPYFLGHADEEGEGEGVGANRNYPMQPGTPWNVWSSALADALTRIKAFGAEAIVVALGVDTFERDPISFFGLTSDDFTRMGAMIASAGLPVLACMEGGYGVPEIGLNVANVLKGLEA, from the coding sequence ATGCGTGTCATCTATTCCGAAGACCACAAGCTGCGCGATGCCAGGACGGAGCTGCACGCCGGCCAGTTGGTGACGCCCTTCGAGGCGCCGTTTCGCGCCGAATGGATCCTGGCGGCGGTCAAGGAGGCGGGCTTTACCGACGTGGTGGCGCCCGATGCGCACGGGTTGGAAACGGCTCGAAAAGTCCATGATCCCGCCTATCTGGATTTTCTTGCCAGCGTCTGGGACCGTTGGGTAGCGGCCGGTTTCACCGGCGAGGCGATCGCCAATTCCTTCGCCGTTCGCCGCACCAGCCAGCGTGTGCCCGACAATATCGTCGGCGCGATCGGCCACTACGCCAATGCTGCCGATACCTCTATCACCAAGGGCTCCTACGAGGCGGCGATCGCCTCCATGCGCTGCGCGATCACAGGCGCCGACTGGCTGAATGCCGGCAATCGCTTCGCCTTCGCGCTCTGCCGCCCGCCCGGCCACCATGCCGGCATCGATCTCTTCGGCGGCTATTGCTTCATCAACAATTCGGGCGTCGCCGCGCAGCGGCTGCTAGATCATGGTGCGGGGAAAGTCGCGGTCCTGGATGTCGATTTCCACCATGGCAACGGCACGCAGGATCTCTTCTATCACAGAGGCGATGTCTTCACCGCCTCGCTGCATGGCGATCCCATGCACGCCTTTCCCTATTTCCTCGGCCATGCCGACGAGGAAGGCGAGGGGGAGGGCGTAGGTGCCAACCGCAACTATCCGATGCAGCCTGGCACGCCTTGGAATGTCTGGTCTTCGGCCCTTGCCGATGCGCTCACCCGCATCAAGGCCTTCGGCGCCGAGGCGATCGTCGTGGCGCTCGGCGTCGACACTTTCGAGCGCGACCCGATCTCCTTCTTCGGCCTCACCTCCGACGATTTCACCCGCATGGGCGCGATGATCGCTTCCGCCGGCTTGCCGGTGCTCGCCTGCATGGAGGGCGGGTACGGCGTGCCGGAGATCGGCCTTAACGTCGCCAACGTCCTCAAGGGTCTGGAAGCCTGA
- a CDS encoding GNAT family N-acetyltransferase, whose amino-acid sequence MPAIRTLSAEEARAAIPALSEVLVDCVAGGASVGFMQPYGPEDAEPYWRDVADAVATGANLLLVAELDGRIVGTVQVGAAQMPNQPHRGDLKKLLVHRSARGKGLARLLMDAAEREAASRGKTLLVLDTATGSDAEAIYPRLGWQRVGVIPDYALWPQGGFCATTLFYKRLA is encoded by the coding sequence ATGCCTGCCATTCGTACCCTTTCCGCCGAGGAGGCTCGCGCCGCCATTCCGGCCCTTTCGGAGGTGCTTGTCGATTGCGTCGCGGGCGGCGCCTCCGTCGGCTTCATGCAGCCCTATGGGCCTGAAGATGCCGAGCCCTACTGGCGCGATGTCGCCGATGCGGTCGCCACCGGCGCCAATCTGCTGCTGGTCGCCGAACTCGACGGCAGGATCGTCGGCACGGTGCAGGTGGGGGCCGCGCAGATGCCGAACCAGCCGCATCGCGGCGATCTGAAGAAGCTGCTGGTGCATCGCTCCGCCCGCGGCAAGGGGCTCGCCCGGCTGCTGATGGATGCCGCCGAACGTGAGGCGGCAAGCCGCGGCAAGACCCTGCTCGTGCTCGACACGGCAACCGGCAGCGATGCCGAGGCGATCTATCCGCGCCTGGGCTGGCAGCGCGTCGGCGTCATTCCGGATTATGCCCTGTGGCCGCAAGGCGGCTTCTGCGCCACCACGCTGTTCTACAAGCGGCTCGCCTGA
- the recX gene encoding recombination regulator RecX, with amino-acid sequence MTDETVPSDIPTSRMLSWARNSAIYRLERRMMTEKQLFDAITRKAKEKFEDISAAQLKAVADFAVKFAYDNKVLDDSAYAEISTRSAVRGGKSKRAIAQKLAAKGVSSDKVEAALEEADDLYAAAIFARKRAFGPFRRVELDEKRKAKELSAFARNGFSFDIGRKIFDMSFEDAEEVILAGRSLTPQHQRS; translated from the coding sequence ATGACCGACGAGACCGTTCCATCCGATATCCCGACATCACGCATGCTGAGCTGGGCGCGCAATTCCGCTATCTATCGCCTGGAGCGGCGGATGATGACGGAAAAGCAACTCTTTGACGCCATCACCCGCAAGGCGAAGGAGAAATTCGAGGATATCAGCGCGGCACAACTGAAGGCCGTTGCCGATTTCGCGGTCAAATTTGCCTATGACAACAAGGTGCTCGACGACAGCGCCTATGCGGAGATCAGCACGCGTTCGGCCGTGCGCGGCGGTAAATCGAAGCGCGCGATCGCCCAGAAGCTTGCCGCCAAGGGCGTCTCCAGCGACAAGGTCGAGGCGGCACTTGAGGAGGCTGACGATCTCTATGCCGCAGCGATCTTCGCCCGCAAGCGCGCCTTCGGCCCCTTCCGCCGGGTCGAGCTCGACGAAAAGCGAAAGGCCAAAGAGCTGTCGGCTTTCGCCCGCAATGGCTTCAGCTTCGATATCGGCAGGAAGATCTTCGACATGAGCTTCGAAGACGCCGAAGAGGTCATCCTTGCTGGCCGATCTTTGACGCCTCAGCATCAGCGCTCTTGA